In one window of Kitasatospora sp. MMS16-BH015 DNA:
- a CDS encoding class I SAM-dependent methyltransferase, producing MASVQVPGTTAQRPRGHGGGAAFGWARDWAEIQERTLVPLYQAVYERLEVGPATSLLGLGCRSGLALLLAAARGAQVAGEEPEAELRELARARGLLVSAGGYEAPGARTGPALPRSAHSLVTVFDRLPGSADPARLVAEAARRTLRGGQVVLAVWGPPERCESAPVLEVAQRRGHAVTPFALSGPGVLEELAVRAGLRPAGGGLVSCPFAYPDLESAVRGMLATGLYRSAVEDSGAALVAKELEESLQPYVAAAADAAADGPGAAGPVRMANVFRYLVAEQPG from the coding sequence ATGGCTTCGGTGCAGGTACCCGGCACGACCGCGCAGCGACCCCGCGGACACGGCGGCGGCGCGGCGTTCGGCTGGGCGCGCGACTGGGCGGAGATCCAGGAGCGCACGCTCGTACCGCTCTACCAGGCGGTGTACGAGCGGCTTGAGGTCGGTCCGGCGACGAGCCTGCTGGGCCTGGGCTGCCGCTCGGGCCTGGCGCTGCTGCTCGCCGCCGCGCGCGGCGCGCAGGTCGCCGGGGAGGAGCCGGAGGCCGAGCTCCGGGAGCTCGCGCGGGCGCGCGGGCTGCTCGTCTCGGCGGGTGGGTACGAAGCGCCGGGCGCTCGAACGGGCCCCGCGCTCCCCCGCTCGGCCCATTCCCTGGTCACGGTTTTCGACCGGCTGCCCGGCTCGGCCGATCCGGCCCGGCTGGTGGCCGAGGCCGCCCGCCGCACGCTGCGCGGCGGGCAGGTGGTGCTCGCGGTCTGGGGCCCGCCGGAGCGGTGCGAGAGCGCCCCGGTGCTGGAGGTCGCGCAGCGGCGCGGGCACGCGGTGACGCCGTTCGCGCTCAGCGGGCCCGGGGTGCTGGAGGAGCTGGCCGTCCGGGCGGGCCTGCGGCCCGCCGGCGGCGGCCTGGTGAGCTGCCCGTTCGCCTACCCGGACCTGGAGAGCGCGGTGCGCGGGATGCTCGCGACCGGTCTCTACCGCTCGGCGGTGGAGGACTCCGGGGCGGCGCTGGTGGCCAAGGAACTGGAGGAGTCGCTGCAGCCGTACGTGGCGGCGGCCGCAGACGCGGCCGCCGACGGCCCGGGGGCGGCGGGCCCGGTGCGGATGGCGAACGTGTTCCGGTACCTGGTCGCCGAGCAGCCCGGGTGA
- the proS gene encoding proline--tRNA ligase, whose amino-acid sequence MAKAPVLTPQADDFPRWYQDLINKAELADNGPVRGTMVIRPYGYGLWERMQQEMDARIKKSGAQNAYFPMFIPQSYLTREAEHVEGFAPELAVVTHGGGKELEEPVVVRPTSETIINEYFSKWVQSHRDLPLLINQWANVVRWELRPRVFLRTTEFLWQEGHTAHATYEDARDYASHIHTAVYGDFMTNVLGIDVVLGRKTAKERFAGAINTLTLEGMMGDGKALQMGTSHELGQNFAKAFNTTYQLAGAEREYVWQTSWGVSTRMVGGLIMSHGDDNGLRVPPRLAAVQAVVLAIKGDDAVIAKVREIGAQLEAAGIRTVVDDRTDTPFGRRAVDWELKGVPLRIEVGPRDLENGTAMLARRIPGGKAPVSIDGLAALLPGILEEDQAQLLRESRERREARTVEVKTIEEAVEAAQTGWGRISWADLGPEGEAKLAEQSVSVRCIVAADGSVPATDDQEGNVAIVARAY is encoded by the coding sequence ATGGCTAAGGCACCCGTTCTCACCCCCCAGGCGGACGACTTCCCGCGCTGGTACCAGGATCTGATCAACAAGGCCGAGCTGGCCGACAACGGTCCGGTGCGCGGCACCATGGTCATCCGACCGTACGGCTACGGCCTGTGGGAGCGGATGCAGCAGGAGATGGACGCGCGGATCAAGAAGTCCGGCGCCCAGAACGCCTATTTCCCGATGTTCATCCCGCAGTCGTACCTGACCCGCGAGGCCGAGCACGTCGAGGGCTTCGCCCCCGAGCTCGCCGTGGTGACCCACGGTGGCGGCAAGGAGCTCGAGGAGCCGGTGGTCGTCCGGCCCACCTCCGAGACGATCATCAACGAGTACTTCTCCAAGTGGGTGCAGAGCCACCGCGACCTGCCCCTGCTGATCAACCAGTGGGCCAACGTGGTCCGCTGGGAGCTGCGCCCCCGCGTCTTCCTGCGCACCACCGAGTTCCTCTGGCAGGAGGGCCACACGGCCCACGCCACCTACGAGGACGCCCGCGACTACGCCTCGCACATCCACACCGCCGTCTACGGCGACTTCATGACCAACGTCCTGGGCATCGACGTGGTGCTCGGCCGCAAGACCGCGAAGGAGCGCTTCGCGGGCGCCATCAACACCCTCACCCTCGAGGGCATGATGGGCGACGGCAAGGCCCTGCAGATGGGCACCAGCCACGAGCTCGGCCAGAACTTCGCCAAGGCGTTCAACACCACCTACCAGCTGGCCGGTGCCGAGCGCGAGTACGTCTGGCAGACCTCCTGGGGCGTCTCCACCCGCATGGTCGGCGGCCTGATCATGTCCCACGGTGACGACAACGGGCTCCGCGTGCCGCCGCGACTGGCCGCCGTGCAGGCCGTCGTGCTCGCCATCAAGGGCGACGACGCGGTGATCGCCAAGGTCCGCGAGATCGGCGCCCAGCTGGAGGCCGCCGGCATCCGCACGGTGGTCGACGACCGCACCGACACCCCGTTCGGCCGCCGCGCCGTGGACTGGGAACTCAAGGGCGTGCCGCTGCGCATCGAGGTCGGCCCGCGCGACCTGGAGAACGGCACCGCGATGCTGGCCCGCCGCATCCCCGGCGGCAAGGCGCCGGTCTCCATCGACGGTCTGGCCGCGCTGCTGCCGGGCATCCTCGAGGAGGATCAGGCGCAGCTGCTGCGCGAGTCCCGCGAGCGCCGCGAGGCCCGCACGGTCGAGGTCAAGACGATCGAGGAGGCCGTCGAGGCCGCCCAGACCGGCTGGGGCCGGATCTCCTGGGCCGACCTCGGCCCCGAGGGCGAGGCCAAGCTGGCGGAGCAGAGCGTCTCGGTGCGCTGCATCGTCGCGGCCGACGGCTCGGTGCCGGCCACGGACGACCAGGAGGGCAACGTCGCGATCGTCGCGCGTGCCTACTGA
- the rpsP gene encoding 30S ribosomal protein S16, producing the protein MAVKIKLKRLGKIRSPHYRIVVADSRTKRDGRAIEEIGIYQPTYNPSKIEVDTERAQYWLSVGAQPTEPVLAILKLTGDWQKFKGLPAPEPLKVAEPKVTDFSHLFAKAVAGFEDSTTGVAITPKAKKSDKVEADAETTEA; encoded by the coding sequence GTGGCAGTCAAGATCAAGCTCAAGCGTCTCGGCAAGATTCGCTCCCCGCACTACCGCATCGTCGTTGCCGACTCGCGCACCAAGCGTGACGGTCGCGCGATCGAGGAGATCGGCATCTACCAGCCGACCTACAACCCCTCGAAGATCGAGGTCGACACCGAGCGTGCCCAGTACTGGCTGTCCGTCGGCGCCCAGCCGACCGAGCCCGTGCTCGCCATCCTCAAGCTGACCGGTGACTGGCAGAAGTTCAAGGGCCTCCCGGCTCCGGAGCCGCTGAAGGTCGCCGAGCCCAAGGTCACCGACTTCAGCCACCTCTTCGCGAAGGCCGTCGCCGGCTTCGAGGACAGCACCACCGGTGTTGCCATCACCCCGAAGGCCAAGAAGTCGGACAAGGTCGAGGCTGACGCCGAGACCACCGAGGCCTGA
- a CDS encoding RNA-binding protein, producing MIEDALDHLVKGIVEHPDEVQVRSRNLRRGNTIEVRVHPDDLGKVIGRGGRTARALRTVVGALGGRNVRVDLVDVDSIR from the coding sequence GTGATCGAGGACGCCCTCGACCATCTGGTGAAGGGCATCGTCGAGCACCCCGACGAGGTGCAGGTGCGCTCGCGCAACCTGCGGCGGGGTAACACCATCGAGGTGCGCGTTCACCCCGATGACCTCGGCAAGGTGATCGGCCGGGGCGGCCGTACGGCGCGCGCACTGCGCACCGTGGTCGGCGCCCTCGGCGGTCGCAACGTCCGGGTCGACCTGGTCGACGTGGACAGCATTCGCTGA
- the rimM gene encoding ribosome maturation factor RimM (Essential for efficient processing of 16S rRNA): MQLVVGKIGRAHGIKGDVSVEVRTDEPELRLGPGAVVLTDPASAGPLTVESGRVHSGRLLLRFAGVKDRNAAEALRGTILIAEVDPEETPEDPDEYYDHQLIGLDVVLLDGTLVGELAEVIHLPYQDLLNVKRPDGTEVLIPFVERIVPTIDLENQRAVIDPPPGLIDPERAEVAGREEAAEASSAAADAASGDAASGDGEGAGADVGDKGAGDKGADDKGADA, translated from the coding sequence GTGCAGCTCGTCGTCGGCAAGATCGGCCGCGCCCATGGCATCAAGGGCGACGTCAGTGTCGAGGTCCGCACCGATGAGCCGGAGCTGCGGCTCGGGCCCGGTGCCGTCGTGCTCACCGACCCCGCCTCGGCGGGGCCGCTGACCGTGGAGTCCGGCCGGGTGCACAGCGGCCGGCTGCTGCTCCGGTTCGCCGGGGTGAAGGACCGCAACGCCGCCGAGGCGCTGCGCGGCACCATCCTGATCGCCGAGGTCGACCCGGAGGAGACGCCGGAGGACCCGGACGAGTACTACGACCACCAGCTGATCGGGCTGGACGTCGTCCTGCTCGACGGCACCCTGGTGGGCGAGCTCGCCGAGGTCATCCACCTGCCCTACCAGGACCTGCTCAACGTCAAGCGGCCGGACGGCACCGAGGTGCTGATCCCCTTCGTCGAGCGGATCGTCCCGACCATCGACCTGGAGAACCAGCGCGCCGTGATCGACCCGCCGCCGGGGCTCATCGACCCGGAGCGGGCCGAGGTCGCCGGCCGCGAGGAGGCAGCGGAGGCTTCCTCCGCTGCTGCCGACGCCGCTTCCGGTGACGCTGCTTCTGGTGACGGCGAGGGCGCTGGCGCTGACGTTGGCGACAAGGGTGCTGGTGACAAGGGTGCTGACGACAAGGGCGCGGACGCGTGA
- the trmD gene encoding tRNA (guanosine(37)-N1)-methyltransferase TrmD, with amino-acid sequence MRIDVVTIFPEYLEPLNVSLVGKARARGQLDVHLHDLRGWTTDVHRTVDDTPYGGGPGMVMKPEPWGAALDSVLAEGPEGTVPTLVVPTPSGRPFTQALAQELSAQPWLVFAPARYEGIDRRVIEEAADRMPVVEASIGDYVLAGGEVAVLVMVEAIARLLPGVLGNAESHQDDSFAPGAMADLLEGPVYTKPAEWRGREVPEILLSGHHGKIARWRREQAFARTLANRPDLVARWQNGSFDKKDREALSILGLLWDERLGRFRAAADAVEE; translated from the coding sequence ATGCGGATCGACGTCGTCACGATCTTCCCGGAGTACCTGGAGCCGCTGAACGTCTCCCTGGTCGGCAAGGCGCGGGCCCGCGGGCAGCTGGACGTGCACCTGCACGACCTGCGCGGCTGGACCACGGACGTGCACCGGACGGTCGACGACACCCCGTACGGTGGCGGGCCCGGGATGGTCATGAAGCCGGAACCCTGGGGGGCCGCGCTGGACTCCGTCCTCGCCGAGGGGCCCGAGGGCACGGTGCCGACCCTGGTGGTGCCCACTCCGAGCGGGCGCCCGTTCACCCAGGCGCTGGCCCAGGAGCTCTCGGCCCAGCCGTGGCTGGTCTTCGCGCCGGCCCGGTACGAGGGGATCGACCGGCGGGTGATCGAGGAGGCGGCCGACCGGATGCCGGTGGTCGAGGCCTCGATCGGCGACTACGTGCTGGCGGGCGGCGAGGTGGCCGTCCTGGTGATGGTCGAGGCGATCGCCCGGCTGCTGCCGGGGGTGCTCGGCAACGCCGAGTCGCACCAGGACGACTCCTTCGCGCCCGGGGCGATGGCCGACCTGCTGGAGGGGCCCGTGTACACCAAGCCGGCCGAGTGGCGGGGCCGCGAGGTGCCGGAGATCCTGCTGAGCGGCCACCACGGCAAGATCGCCCGGTGGCGGCGCGAGCAGGCTTTCGCCCGCACCCTGGCCAACCGGCCCGACCTGGTCGCCCGCTGGCAGAACGGCTCCTTCGACAAGAAGGACCGCGAGGCGCTCAGCATCCTCGGCCTGCTCTGGGACGAGCGGCTCGGCCGATTTCGGGCTGCGGCCGATGCTGTGGAAGAATAG
- the rplS gene encoding 50S ribosomal protein L19, with the protein MSNKLAAVDAASLRSDIPAFRAGDTLKVHVRVIEGNRSRVQVFQGVVIRRHGSGVGETFTVRKVSFNVGVERTFPVHTPVVEKIEVVTRGAVRRAKLYYLRDLRGKAAKIKEKRDR; encoded by the coding sequence ATGAGCAACAAGCTCGCTGCTGTCGACGCGGCTTCGCTGCGTAGCGACATCCCGGCGTTCCGCGCCGGTGACACCCTGAAGGTTCACGTCCGGGTCATCGAGGGCAACCGCTCCCGTGTCCAGGTCTTCCAGGGTGTTGTCATCCGCCGCCACGGCTCGGGCGTCGGCGAGACCTTCACTGTCCGCAAGGTCAGCTTCAACGTCGGCGTGGAGCGCACCTTCCCGGTGCACACCCCGGTCGTCGAGAAGATCGAGGTCGTGACCCGCGGTGCGGTTCGCCGCGCCAAGCTGTACTACCTGCGTGACCTCCGCGGCAAGGCCGCGAAGATCAAGGAGAAGCGCGACCGCTGA
- the lepB gene encoding signal peptidase I has translation MILVVALVVALMLKTFLVQVFVIPSGSMEQTIQIGDRVLVDKLTPWFGSEPGRGDVVVFKDPGGWLESDHKGSSDGTVLRATKKVFSYVGLLPSDNEQDLIKRVIGVPGDTVQCCDDQGRLLVNDQPVNEPYLAAGNPPSRQQFRVDVPAGRLWVMGDHRDISADSRYHMGNPGGGTIPMGNVIGRAVVIAWPIQRVRQLDVPGSLSSLPVRAAGVSAGALGVAALGPPGSGGGPESPGDNPVPSEPPLVMGVLGVIPFAVRRRPTAERGVGSDG, from the coding sequence GTGATCCTGGTGGTCGCGCTGGTGGTCGCCCTGATGCTCAAGACCTTCCTGGTGCAGGTCTTCGTGATCCCGTCCGGGTCGATGGAGCAGACGATCCAGATCGGTGACCGCGTCCTGGTGGACAAGCTCACGCCGTGGTTCGGCAGCGAGCCCGGGCGTGGGGACGTGGTGGTCTTCAAGGACCCGGGTGGCTGGCTGGAGTCGGATCACAAGGGCTCCTCTGACGGGACGGTGCTACGGGCGACGAAGAAGGTCTTCTCGTACGTGGGGCTGCTGCCCTCGGACAACGAACAGGACTTGATCAAGCGGGTGATCGGTGTCCCGGGGGACACCGTCCAGTGCTGCGACGACCAGGGACGCCTGCTCGTCAACGACCAGCCCGTGAACGAGCCTTACCTGGCGGCGGGCAACCCTCCGTCGAGGCAGCAGTTCAGGGTGGACGTGCCCGCCGGGCGGCTGTGGGTGATGGGGGACCACCGCGACATCTCGGCGGACTCGCGGTACCACATGGGTAATCCCGGTGGCGGGACGATCCCGATGGGTAATGTGATCGGTCGCGCGGTGGTGATCGCTTGGCCGATCCAGCGGGTGCGTCAACTCGACGTTCCTGGTTCACTCTCCTCGCTTCCGGTACGGGCGGCGGGCGTTTCCGCAGGTGCCCTGGGAGTGGCGGCGCTCGGGCCACCGGGCTCCGGCGGTGGTCCGGAAAGTCCGGGTGACAACCCGGTGCCCTCGGAACCTCCGCTCGTTATGGGTGTGTTGGGCGTCATTCCGTTCGCTGTCCGGCGGAGGCCGACGGCTGAGCGGGGTGTCGGCTCCGACGGTTGA
- the lepB gene encoding signal peptidase I, translating to MGDLVIGARSGAPEPEGSEGGSGQMDGPHEDGSAEATSEGAEQRPAKKEQKQRSFWKELPILIGIALILALVIKTFFVQAFSIPSGSMQNTLQIGDRVLVDKLTPWFGAEPERGEVVVFHDPGGWLNDEPVQQNNNAFVRGLQDVLSFIGLMPSANEKDLIKRVIGVGGDTVECHGTGPLKVNGVALNEPYVYPGATPCGDKPFGPIKVPKGSIWVMGDHRNDSLDSRFHQDQPGGGSVPVDNVIGRAFVVAWPISNWATLPVPDTFDQKGLAAAMPFAPPAAGAALAVPAVWWLRRYRR from the coding sequence GTGGGGGATCTGGTGATCGGCGCCCGCTCAGGGGCTCCCGAGCCCGAAGGCTCCGAAGGAGGTTCGGGGCAGATGGACGGTCCGCACGAGGACGGCTCGGCCGAGGCCACGAGTGAGGGAGCCGAGCAGCGGCCTGCCAAGAAGGAGCAGAAGCAACGCTCCTTCTGGAAGGAGCTGCCGATCCTGATCGGCATCGCGCTGATCCTGGCGCTGGTGATCAAGACGTTCTTCGTCCAGGCCTTCTCCATTCCGTCTGGGTCGATGCAGAACACGCTGCAGATCGGCGACCGGGTACTGGTCGACAAGCTCACGCCCTGGTTCGGCGCCGAACCCGAGCGGGGCGAGGTCGTGGTCTTCCACGATCCGGGCGGCTGGCTGAACGACGAGCCGGTGCAGCAGAACAACAACGCCTTCGTCCGGGGCCTCCAGGACGTGCTCAGCTTCATCGGGCTGATGCCGTCCGCCAACGAGAAGGACCTGATCAAGCGGGTCATCGGAGTCGGCGGCGACACCGTCGAGTGCCACGGCACCGGGCCGCTGAAGGTCAACGGGGTCGCGCTGAACGAGCCGTACGTCTACCCGGGTGCCACCCCCTGCGGCGACAAGCCGTTCGGGCCGATCAAGGTGCCCAAGGGCTCGATCTGGGTGATGGGTGACCACCGCAACGACTCGCTCGACTCCCGCTTCCACCAGGATCAGCCGGGCGGCGGCTCCGTGCCGGTGGACAACGTGATCGGGCGCGCCTTCGTGGTGGCCTGGCCGATCAGCAACTGGGCGACCCTGCCGGTGCCGGACACCTTCGACCAGAAGGGCCTGGCGGCCGCGATGCCGTTCGCCCCGCCGGCCGCCGGGGCGGCGCTCGCGGTGCCCGCAGTCTGGTGGCTGCGCCGGTACCGGCGCTGA
- the lepB gene encoding signal peptidase I produces the protein MPRPVGLPGPATVDSFTARADQERMVAMSSVVERPAAAQASTGAGRRVAGLVQGLVIGLGFVLMVGGFAVIALNYRPYKVPTNSMSPTVNPGDTVLARTVTPDEIGRGDIVVFRDLTWGTDTMVKRVVGVGGDTVAYGDSVGHLTVNGKPIQEGYLSPAPGLSVNFSIQVPAGRLFLLGDDRGVSLDSRSHLAVSAGTIPATEVSSRVAGTAWPFGRMAVQHRTTAFDGLGGAVASGPGPLEPASYAMIGGAALIVLASVLGGLVSLGRWVAGRSRKAR, from the coding sequence GTGCCGCGGCCCGTCGGCCTTCCCGGCCCGGCCACGGTGGACTCCTTCACCGCGCGGGCGGACCAGGAACGGATGGTGGCGATGAGCAGCGTGGTGGAGAGACCGGCCGCCGCACAGGCTTCGACCGGTGCGGGCCGACGCGTGGCAGGCCTGGTGCAGGGTCTGGTGATCGGCCTTGGCTTCGTCCTGATGGTCGGCGGGTTCGCGGTGATCGCGCTGAACTACCGGCCGTACAAGGTGCCCACCAACTCGATGAGCCCGACGGTGAACCCGGGTGACACGGTGCTGGCACGTACGGTGACCCCCGACGAGATCGGCCGGGGCGACATCGTGGTCTTCCGCGACCTCACCTGGGGCACCGACACCATGGTCAAGCGGGTGGTCGGCGTCGGCGGCGACACCGTCGCCTACGGCGACAGCGTCGGGCACCTCACGGTCAACGGCAAGCCGATCCAGGAGGGCTACCTGAGTCCGGCGCCCGGACTCTCGGTGAACTTCAGCATCCAGGTGCCGGCAGGCCGTCTCTTCCTGCTCGGCGACGACCGGGGTGTGTCCCTCGACTCGCGCTCCCACCTGGCGGTCTCCGCCGGGACGATCCCGGCCACCGAGGTGAGCAGCCGTGTCGCCGGCACGGCCTGGCCCTTCGGCCGGATGGCCGTCCAGCACCGCACCACGGCCTTCGACGGCCTCGGTGGCGCGGTGGCCTCCGGCCCCGGCCCGCTGGAGCCGGCCTCCTACGCGATGATCGGTGGTGCCGCACTCATCGTGCTGGCCTCCGTTCTGGGCGGACTGGTCTCGCTCGGCCGCTGGGTCGCGGGCCGGAGCCGGAAGGCTCGCTGA
- a CDS encoding NUDIX hydrolase, whose amino-acid sequence MTERRRAARVLLLDGEDRLLLLRGTDPATPGVDWWITPGGGLEPGESTGEAALRELAEETGLREIELGPVVAYDTVAFSFQGRRYEQEQCFHLARVLGAGAGVEPVVGSGLGYGTGSGAGSGFGTGSGFGTGPGFGTGSDSPGGADEPEEHALLLTAKWWTVRELMATRETVYPSGLGEFLEQLLTDGPPVLPVRLSGGV is encoded by the coding sequence GTGACTGAGCGGCGGCGCGCGGCGCGGGTCCTGCTGCTGGACGGCGAGGACCGCCTGCTGCTCCTGCGCGGGACGGACCCGGCCACGCCCGGGGTGGACTGGTGGATCACGCCTGGCGGCGGACTCGAGCCGGGCGAGAGCACCGGGGAAGCGGCGCTGCGGGAGCTGGCCGAGGAGACAGGGCTTCGGGAGATCGAGCTCGGGCCGGTGGTGGCGTACGACACGGTGGCTTTTTCCTTCCAAGGGCGGCGGTACGAGCAGGAGCAGTGCTTCCACCTGGCGCGGGTCCTGGGCGCGGGGGCCGGGGTGGAACCGGTCGTCGGCTCCGGTCTCGGCTATGGCACCGGTTCTGGCGCCGGCTCCGGCTTCGGTACCGGCTCCGGCTTCGGTACCGGCCCCGGCTTCGGTACCGGCTCCGACAGTCCTGGCGGCGCGGACGAGCCGGAGGAGCACGCACTGCTGCTGACCGCCAAGTGGTGGACGGTGCGGGAACTGATGGCCACCCGGGAGACGGTCTACCCGAGCGGTCTGGGGGAGTTCTTGGAGCAGCTGCTGACGGACGGCCCGCCAGTCCTGCCGGTAAGGCTCTCCGGAGGGGTGTAG
- a CDS encoding DUF2469 domain-containing protein — protein MSAEDLEKYETEMELKLYREYRDVVGLFKYVIETERRFYLTNDYELQVHSVQGEVFFEVSMADAWVWDMYRPARFVRKVRVLTFKDVNIEELAKSDLELPSDDASFGN, from the coding sequence ATGAGTGCCGAAGACCTCGAGAAGTACGAGACCGAGATGGAGCTCAAGCTCTACCGGGAGTACCGGGACGTCGTCGGCCTGTTCAAATACGTGATCGAGACCGAACGGCGCTTCTATCTCACGAACGACTACGAGCTGCAGGTGCACTCGGTCCAGGGGGAAGTGTTCTTCGAGGTGTCGATGGCTGATGCCTGGGTGTGGGACATGTACCGGCCCGCCCGGTTTGTCCGCAAGGTGAGAGTCCTGACCTTCAAGGACGTGAATATCGAGGAACTCGCCAAGAGTGATTTGGAGCTGCCCTCGGACGACGCGTCCTTCGGCAACTGA
- a CDS encoding YraN family protein, whose translation MTVQSSNIGLGRYGEEVAVRRLVEEGLCILERNWRCGEGELDIVALEGETLAVCEVKTRSERGFQQPSEAIDQAKAERLRRLAERWLGERWPVHFEALASLVPTGGPAARGAPAEVSAQHTSDVGSADSGVPGPEPGAVKGPEPPGVGSAGPGSAESAQAGPPPVAAGRPQSKRGRSAKARRGSVPAPEPPPPALPGLESLGSERVVPLPPGGVRIDLVAVVNPAKGPALVEHLRGVV comes from the coding sequence ATGACCGTGCAGAGCTCCAACATCGGTCTTGGTCGGTACGGCGAAGAGGTCGCCGTCCGGCGGCTCGTCGAAGAAGGGCTGTGCATCCTCGAACGCAACTGGCGTTGCGGCGAGGGTGAGCTCGACATCGTCGCGCTGGAGGGCGAGACGCTCGCCGTGTGCGAGGTGAAGACCCGCTCCGAGCGCGGGTTCCAGCAGCCTAGCGAGGCCATCGACCAGGCCAAGGCAGAGCGCCTTCGCCGGCTCGCCGAGCGCTGGCTGGGCGAGCGTTGGCCCGTCCACTTCGAGGCACTCGCCAGCCTCGTCCCCACCGGAGGGCCTGCGGCGCGTGGCGCGCCCGCCGAGGTGTCCGCGCAGCACACCAGTGATGTCGGCTCGGCCGACAGCGGTGTGCCCGGGCCGGAGCCCGGGGCCGTGAAAGGTCCCGAGCCGCCGGGAGTGGGGTCGGCGGGGCCCGGGTCGGCGGAGTCAGCGCAGGCGGGGCCACCGCCCGTCGCTGCCGGACGACCCCAGTCCAAGCGAGGACGCAGCGCCAAGGCACGGCGCGGATCGGTGCCCGCACCCGAGCCGCCCCCGCCGGCGCTGCCCGGGCTCGAGTCGCTCGGGTCCGAGCGGGTGGTGCCGCTCCCGCCCGGCGGGGTGCGGATCGACCTCGTCGCGGTCGTCAACCCGGCGAAGGGGCCGGCTCTCGTCGAGCACCTGCGGGGGGTGGTCTGA